aattgcaAGAAAGAAAGCAAATGGTAATCCACTCAAAAAAGTTATGGTCTATCAAGCTAACGACATTGttcaaattattcaaaaatgtTATCACattcatatcaaattttaaaaagtatattatttttaaaggatTCAGTATGCACCCACcgatatttttaaagaatccAAGCTAATACATTGCTATGATCTAGTCACAAAGTAGCCaacaaatttatcaattttgtaAGTTTTAAGCATGACACATATAATGTCCATACTATTAATCAAAGACCCTTAGATGCTTCTGATAgcataaaaacataataataactaCGCTTCAGTGTCAAACAAATTACCTTTCTCGATCGAATTAGCTTAAGAGCAGAATCAAGCTGTTGTTCCAAGTTTTGCAAGTCCTTCAAGCTCATTGAATCAAGATCTTCTCCCATATAAtgcctaaaaaaataattttaaaaaataatctatttaagggtgtgtttggtataaagaataacattttcttgaaaaatgagTAATCAAAATTTAAACCTATAGACTTTAAATTCTGAATCCACCGACCAAACGTAtggaaaaaaactaaaataacttttcaagaaaaataaattcctCTATAACAAACATACCCTAAATCAACAAAGCATATTATTGGatgaaattaagaaataatatattttacttgtgGTTCCTTTGAAGGAGATCAATCCTAGCCTTGAGTTTAGTATATTCCAAGCTCCAGTTTTCCTGCacctattaattaaattatacaaataccaATAAATCATCTATAAGATTAAAAGAAAGGCATTAATCCTAAAAAAACCAAtataacatattcaatataattatataaataagttCGACGGAGATATAAATCTTATTCAAATTTTGTGAAGGTATATAAATAGAGACTGTTATCGGTAAACGATAGAACTCAGTTTAAGAAgcatttttttttgtggtaGTTTTTCATTTGGTGTTCGGAGCCTATATTAGAGCTCCGATTAAATTTCGATTGCGTTATGCATGCCTATTTTGGGAGTGATGCTCCCAATAGGTTTTTTCCCATACCAGAGCTCCAACCTGAGACTTTTGATTAAGGTGAAACAGTTTCACGATTGCATCACAACTCATATCGATAAGTAAAACATTTCAAAACCAAGTTACGcttgaaaagaaaatacaaatatcaaaaagtaaaaaaaaaagaaaggataagaagcaacataaaataatataatagccgaagcaaataaaataataccaTAAATACAATATGAAACATCACATCATTTTACATATCGTATCAGATAACATAtcttcttttcaaaattaatcaaACCCCTATTTTCAAAGCTTACCGTAAAATATCATTCGAACAACACTAACCATACGTATATAACTTaaactcaaaaaatatttattaaaaaaacttttataattAGATACATACCGGTGATTCAGAATTATTTGCAAGCAAACGTCTCTCTGCATATGAGTATCTTTCATATCGTTCAAGAATTTGTTCCATactgtttcaaaaaaaaaaaatcatcaataatattcttttttcctatttaaaagtttcaactaaaataaaaaataactcataACATATTATGAAAGTTCacatataataaatttacttCTTATCCGATCAATCAAACGTTAAATAAAATACCCTTAATCTTTAATCGATAATGTATTCAACATATAGTAAATCATAACATTAACAATATGAGTACCATTTTCTATTAAATACAACAAACTAAGCGATACTGATTCATTATCCTACTaagtatcatttttatatattcaaaaaaagcgttttaaattattattcgtTATCTCACgcaacaaataatatatgtacaTTGCCGGTTAGTGAATCTACAAAAGTCAATGAGGATTATGAAATCAGTAGATGCTTCTTGGAAAATGTATTTTTAGAGTACAACAAACAAATAATCTTTGAGTGtactttttcttctatttttattaatttttttattttataagaatcTAGGGTATATGTTCATCTAGTTTAGATTTACGTGGCATAAGTTAATAGCTGtacaaaattagaagaaaaatatatgaagattcttgaaatgtataatttattattattataataataataatagttatataataataataacatttttaaatatgtcatgTAATTGGTGTATGGATATGATTTATGTGATTTTTCCCCCCATAAAAGTGGtattttgaagtttgaaaaatgatatataGAAATTGAAATTGTGTTGAAAATAAATTCTACACAGTTTCAAgttaagatttaaattttcttgTGACAGAACACTAATTtactaaattttcaaataaagtgaaaaaatttacttttaagagaagtgaataatattttaattaaattattttggtgTTATGATTTTGTTGGAAGTTGAAATATTTAAGGCTGCTAGAGAAGAAGTCCTAGGTGCAGAATTTCCAGTTTGTCATTTCCTAtgtataaacaaagaaaaaaaataattaaaacaaaaaaatgaactaattaattcaGAAATAAATGATTACTGAACCTTAAAATATTCTTACAGTAATATTTAATTGAGTTCTTTATGAATcattaattcttaaaaaattgaagaggaaaaagaactccttaaaattaaagaactatgttaaagataagaaattaataaacaataataaagcAAGAAGAAACTCaagaaattcttcaaaaaataaatatcaaatatatttcatatataattagtttAGAGGTTATTAcaaatgttattttagttatatcaAGTATTTTACAAAAGGAAACACAAGATATTTGTAggattattttcttcatttcacaaaaaaaaaaagagtaataaataatatattgttcctactaaaagaaataaattagtacaacaaaatgaagaagtgaTCTTGAAAGTCTAAGTCAAGCAATCATAgttaaacaaaaatatcaaataattttttttttaaaaaaaaagtcaagaaaCAAAGAAACTCAAGATAATTCTTcaataattagtttttttaactaGTACAAAATATTGACTTAATTAGatcattcttttcatatatatagagacacacaaatatatttaaagaattattttttccatagtaggaaaacaatttttaaaaaaatgaagatggattcttgaaatcaaatttaaggtaattttaaattttttttaaaaatgaaacaaGAAAGTCAAGAAAActtactataaaaaaataaaaaaaaaaacttactaagaaaagaaaatcatttttctaCCATAATTAACTattacaaatattatttcaattatatcatcctttttcatataattaaagAGACACACACTTATTTTGCAGGATTATTTTCTTCATAGTAGAaactctttttaataaattaaagatggcattttctttcattattcctactaaattacataaaaatatcaaggaaattaattatttttttttttttaaaaaaaaacaagaccTCTTTCTAAGAAAAGTAGATCAAAATTTTCTTCCACAATTAACTATATATTACAAACATTATCTTGTTCATACAAAaggaattctttttttttctattatatataacataagaacaattaaaagataaattcaaaataaataaatttacataattaaaaaaaaaaaaaacttaccatGAATCAGAAGAATACTCAAAGATTTTTCCCTTTTGAGAGAAAACAATTAAAGCAACTTCAGCATCACATAAAACTGAAATTTCATGAGCTTTTTTCACTAATCCACCTCTTCTCTTTGAAAATGTTACttgtctatttattttattctctatttttcttAATTCAACTTTTCCTCTTCCCATCttcaaaaaagttttttttttttttataaaaaaaaattattaaacttagcTCCTTTTCTacatagagagaaaaaaatatgaccTAATTATGGAAACCCTGATATTATATTTCCTCTTACAACAAACCCTAGTTACTATTTCACaacaatgaaaaagaaaaaataaagcaaTAGATCCCATCTtatttaaaaagggaaatagTACAacccacttttttttttttgtatttatatttttgattttgtttctctCTATTTCattcgttttaatttatgtggGGTTAGTGCGatgtatttatttcaaaaataataatgtggGTGAAATAGTGATCTTTctattaaattagatattttatgtatacattttttgtcgaattaatataatattttctcaTTAAACTTACATGTTCCAAAAGGATCGAATGATGTACTTGGTTGAATTGcgaagtaattttttttagagaaacaACGATCAATtctcacttaattttttttttatattcacgTTCTAAAAATCctaaatctaagaaaaaaaTGGGAGTAATTTGGAACTTAAATCTAAGACAAGTCTTAATTATGTCTTGTTTAGCTAATTAaactatcaaaataaaaatattttttatttaaaatagtaTCCAAAAAAGAATTACTTTTGGAGAGTCAATTTTTGAATACCttgttaatttgataaatatttgtatttatattataacaataatttataCTTGAACAAAGTTTTGAAAATACTTTCCATTTTGCCCTACTATACGTACTACTCAAAATATTAAAacccatttttttcttaaaagtttgGCCAAAACACTTCAATTTCCTTTAAAAGTTGGCCATACTAACTACATTTAATTTGtacaaatcaaaattattttataactcaTATCATTGGCGGAACTTGACGTGAGTTGTCTAAAATAAACAAAGTTTAATAAAAgtgtataaattaaaattactgTTAACTTTAGAAAAATACCAATGAGTTTGACCTTTTTTACAAGTTGAACAATACAAACTTTaatcaatattattaaaatatattttcattttattgatataaGAAATTACtacaatttataatacttttcctataatttcaaatttttaaattttctgaaaTATTAAACCAATCTAATCTAATtcaatttaatcaaattaattcatataaagcaaaattaaataggaaaatattCCATATCAAAGTGAGTAGTTTCtctattctatttttatatttcaaataggaaaaattcacttttctataattaagaataattcaattttaattctttcCCTTTTAACtcttatgaaataatttataatcacacAACTATTCAAGTATTATTTTACAccataaatttcaaatcttttcattttttcttcttaaatattatactaaatcaaataatatcatataaaataaaacataaaaaaatatatattttgagaaattaaaaagaaaataatgtcaataatttgtttcttttttttttctcttaaatagAGTACATGAATAGGATAGAATAGGTGTGGAAAAAGgtgtaaataataaataaacaatttaaCAAGTACTATGAAAAAtggtattataattatttaaaatgaaaaccAGATGGTATTTAAGAATGTGTTGTCGAGTTTTGATTGGTTGAAAGGACAACATAGTATGGTACTCATTTTTGTATGGT
This DNA window, taken from Solanum lycopersicum chromosome 5, SLM_r2.1, encodes the following:
- the MADS-MC gene encoding MADS-box transcription factor MADS-MC, with the translated sequence MGRGKVELRKIENKINRQVTFSKRRGGLVKKAHEISVLCDAEVALIVFSQKGKIFEYSSDSCMEQILERYERYSYAERRLLANNSESPVQENWSLEYTKLKARIDLLQRNHKHYMGEDLDSMSLKDLQNLEQQLDSALKLIRSRKNQLMHESISELQKKERAILEENNMLTKKIKEKDKIVEQQGEWHQQTNQVSTSTSFLLQPHQCLNMGGNYQDEVAEARRNNELDLNLDSLYPLYNMNKHL